The Notolabrus celidotus isolate fNotCel1 chromosome 23, fNotCel1.pri, whole genome shotgun sequence region AGACGGAGTCCCAAAATTTGACTTCCAGTGGTTTGTTGATCTGACACTGAAGTTATACTAATATTTTCTTATGTCCATAAAAAATCAGCTTTCCAGTAGATTCTAGTTTTGTCAATGAGTCCAACTGCATTGGAAAATCATGCCCCTCTTTCTCCTCAGATGTAATCTTTGTAGAAACTTCTGGAAAACAAACAGTTCAGCATGATAATCATAGTGCTCCACAgtcctttttttccctgaaaAACACATCTGCTTTTATACGATAATGTCCAtaatttcttgtttgtttctggaCAATGAGCCAAATCTCTATTTTGAATGCAGAGATACACAAAGAAGACTCCGCATTTCAAAAGTTGCACTTGAAAGAAACCAATTTTGCTGTAGTGTCATTTCACGTTTCTtcaagaaagagacaaaaacacctGCAGCCCCGCCAGAAAATTGCTAACATTGTGGTGACTACTTCCCAGCTGAATGCCAATtagcaggatttttttttctgacacaaaAGACGCCTTGCAATCACACAGTCTTAATGCCATGTTCCAAAGAAACATGAGACATGTAACAGGGCTCTGTGGTTGCCAAATTACCTGCATTCAGATTTGGAGAGCGGCACCAGTTAAAAaagtttaactttatttaaaacctcaagtgggagaaaaaaatgtatcaacaaGGAAGCTGAAACATTTGCCTCTTCCTGCTACACGCCACTCGTCTCAGCTCTCATCAATTCATGATTCTTCCAAACATCCATCAGGGAACTCCATCCTAGTTAAGATTACCCAATCACGTTAGCCTTCAGCTAATATTCCTCTCAACCAAAACCAATCTCTAATCAACACCGCCTTATTAATCCATTTAGCTGCACCTGCAGTGTGCTCATGCCAACACCCAACCACCGACTCCTCCATCATACCAGCACCATGGCTCCACGCAGAGTCATAATGACAGAGGCTAGAGGAGGTAGATTGTGCATCTCTGACTTCATCCCTATGAATGAGAAGTAATCAACAACTTCTGAAAGATATGACTGATTTCACTGCAAGCAATATGACCAATCTTGTTTTGCAGTGTTTTGGGTGGCAGTGATTTCAGCAATTGCTATGAATATGAAGCAATCTCAAATGGGACTTACTGTTTTTGGATTCATAGTTGCTATTTTGAGATATTCTAggatgtgattggttaatttgTGCAAAAGCTTGCAAAGCTTTCCAATGTGAATCTTTTCCATAATGTTTACCAAACACTTCAAATGACAACcataacctttaaaaacaggaaaaatgcTTATCTTCTTGGCTTTTATATTGTCCCAGCTTGAGCTTTGCAGTAGCTCTACACCATATACATCTCTAGAAATGGCTTTACCCCTAAATTCAGCCTCTGTATGAAAAGCttaatttcagctactgtctcgtTTCAACTCCTCcacagcattccagaacccagcaaTCTGGAAGCCTCCTTCACTTTTGGCATGCAAAAAGTTGCATTTCTCTTTTGAAAATGACAAATTTGCCCTATGTATGAGATTCACCAACTTGTGATGTCACATGTTGGTGAATCTCGTGTTAATCTCACTGAATTCTTGTGTGACTTTTTGAGCAAGCCATTCAGAGGGGCGAATAGTCTCATCCAGTAGTTACTCCAACACAAGTTTACCTTGCAAATTAAAACGTTGCCCACTTTTAGTATTGTCAACAGGCTTGTTAAACGGCTCTATTTGGATTTGGTACAATTGCCCTCACTAACTAGGTAAGTTAAGTCTATTTCTGTATCTTTTTAGGCTTTTgcaactcttttttttattaaagttatatttttttggctttttttgcatttatttgataggacagtgaagagagacaggaaatgtggggagtagagagcggggaaagacatgcagcaaatggtcgaccagccgggaatcgaactggcgacccctgcgacgaggactatagcctatgtatgtggggcgcttagactgctaggccaccccAGGCTTTTGCAACTCTGATCATCTGAAGTTTAGCGCAGATCTGAAAGAATCAACTGAAATGAACCTGTTATAAGAAAACTGAATCATTCAAACGTATGGTTAATGTCCACTTTGGGCTTCcatacagacaaaaaaaattacaggtgttgaaatttgaaattttaattAAAGGGTTCTGCAACAAATTTTAGagaattaaatgtatttttggacCTCAATTATGCAGACAATGATGTTTGTTATCCCTGTCAACCACTTACAATATTGTGATTACCTGGTAGGTAAgttgtgttgaatacttgattctgattggtcacaacCCCATACCAGTTGTAATAAATTGAAGTCATACCAGGGACAACCCGATCACATACGTcagatcaaatcaatccacggaaaggAGTCCGACACATCTcaccactgcctgttgacactgtggcaagaACAGTGTTAAAGGAAGTAGTTAGATTCAATCTCAGGCTTGTTTTGAGAGTTGGGATATAATGCCAGTTACCTGGCACAGATGTGGGAGCATCTTGGGGAGCGACTGGGCCCCAAACACCTCCACCTCTGTTGGATTTGATATTTACATCACGATGCGTTCACTGTATAAACTCCCTCATTTAGTTACAAGACATCAGTCAGAACAGCTTTAACTGCCAGCATCATTTTTATATACAGGCTCTATTTCAGAACCTTCTCAGTTTTGAATGTGTGAACAAACTGGTGCCAACAAATTGTTGTCATATTCTCCTGCTTAGGTGTTAAATATTTTCCCTGCCAGGTAAATAtagaaaaacacattaattAACTTCTACTTCTTCATCTCAGTTTTTCGTCCAAACCTTTCTGCTTTAAATAGGATGATAAGATCTGATTCTGTAGTCGGGAAATGTAAGTATTTAACAAATCTACATTTATACACTGAAATGTTACAGTATATTCAACCATAGTGTTTAAAATATTGCTTTACAGGGAACAGCAACATTATGGCATAATATATATAAACTTATGTGTccacaaacatgtttaaaatcacTAGATGATAAACAGTGAGCTGATGGTGATGTTCAGAATAGACCCAAAGGAGAAATATGTCAAACACAGCTAACCTATGATCACATTCAGGTCCGCGCACATTCTTCCAACAATGCAACCACTCATTCATCCGCACATCACTGGTGTCATTTTGGTATTGACAGCCGCCGTAATTACAAGTTGTACACAGTGTCACAGCACGAAGCATTAACTCAGTAAGGACAGGCAGACGTTCCTTCTCTTATTATGTTTATAAAATGGGGACCATTAATTCAGCCGACTGTGCAATCATCcaagtttttcattttctccccCCACATTTCATTAATGCGTCTAGACTGTCAATGGGGCATGAGcaaaacaaggaaaaataaaGGAAGAGGTAAATGTTTGGAGCTGAAGCTGTACTCATTTTTGCTAACAATCTACAGAGAGATGCATGATTGAACACATATCAGTCATAAATGACTTTTTTCTGGCGATGGTGTTTCATCTTTTcagaacttgtttttttaatttggtgcTATCAGTCCTCGCGTGGGCGTGTgagtcagttttttttctttttgaacatctcgttttaaaaaaacaccttgtTCCCGCTGATGAGGTCTCTGAAACGCCGTCGAGAGCTTTTCCCTGGCATCGTTTTAGACCACTCATCCACTTGAGAGCAAGATCGATGCTACACACATCTATGGTAATGATTTCAGTGATGATTTTGAGCCTTGATCTGCACGGCGATAGTAAACACCGTCTCCGAATCGCCTGTGAGCTCAATTCCTCATCGCATGTGGTTATTCCAAAGGCCCTGGGACGCAgagttattattgttttgtctTATGAGTCTGGTTTGATGTAATGGATTCATGCTGAATGCTGCACATGGGGCTGTGTGCTGAATGTGAATGTtgagacatttacattttttatactgAATTGAGGGTTGATTAGACTGAGATTTACGATAAAGAAGGCGATCACTTTGAATGTGTATCATGCATGCTGTCTAAAACATACACTGTGAAAAATCAATGGGTTAAAATTACCCTATAATTCAGATCAATATTAACACAATGATGGGTTCACTTACCCAGGACCAGAGAGTGAGGAGTCATTTGTTCATTAtagtcattatttttaaaattaccCTCGGGTTTAAACCACGtcagtaaaatattaaacagttGAATCTACTCCAGTGTTTTTACAGTGTTCACtctttcttatttattgttACAATGTATAAATCCCTTATAGTGTTTTGTAATATGCACTTCACTTTGTCTTGATATGAGTAATCTGTGACAGTTAAAGGTGAAATTTGATCTTGTAATGTCTCTCTCAAAAATtttgcaaaaatgttaaatttcagccgaggtaaaaaaaatccaaccaAATCAGAAACCATTGGTAACCACAAAGACATTTTTGTAGTGTGTATGTATTTAAATAAGCAGTATGACTTATTTGACTTAAAGCTACATGACCAATCTTTCTTGTAGCGTTCAAGAAAGCAGTGATCTCAAAGCAGGCGTATTAAAATATGACACAATCTAAAGGGCAATTCCatcatttagctttttttttttttggttcatatttttgtttgtaaatggttatttttttacaaaaatgttaGTTCCTCCTCAGGAACCCTTTACATAATGCTGACAGACATTTAGAAAACAATATGAGCCTCTGAAAGGCAGGCTTTGATTGGCTGCAGTCATATTAGGCGGTTTGTCGCTGCAGGAAATTTAACAGAAGTTGTGATTTTTTGTCATGATCACCAAAAATGTAAGTAAATAATAGGgagcaacatttttaaagacacttaattataataatgtttGTATCTATTTAGTGTTTTATTGCAACAGAAACAATTCTTAATCATATAATTAAGACAATCTGTGATAGTTTTAAGGTGAAATTTGAGCTCGTCCTGTCTagaattaaaggtacagtgttcgGTTTTCGGTGGCATTTATCAGAACAGACTAGTAGAATTGGAATATATTATACATAAGTATGGGTCCCATTCCACTGAGGCCGTCATATTGCACTGTCATGTTTCTACAGAAGCACTGattggacaaactagtaacatacgtgtttttgtatttaggtAGTGGTTGTGCGAAATGCAGTGGTTGGAAAATAAAGAAGGACAATACTAATCATGCATAGAGGCAGCTTTTTGACCTGAAAGGCCACCATCAATTCATTGACAAGGGTGAGCATGGGAGTGTTTCAATCTACAATCTGACCGCTAGATATTGCTAAATAtttccatttctacacactgtacctttaagtgaaaatgtcagattttaGTCAAGGTAAACTAtggataaaatgaaaataatctgtGAATCTTATTGtaagtttaaccctcctgttatgtttgtttctctgaaacagcaataatgttccttggTCAATTTGActtggggcatattcaattatccaaaagtgtcagaaccccaaaaaatcccaatacacattatTTTAATACACTCCATTACTAAACATTTAATCAAGATTTTGTCCAttgttgttctttaattctcacaaatCATGGTTCAATAAGGAtaactcatttttcattaaaattcctgttaattcttttttaatgtacattggaaagccctaaatataaatacaatagttttagatttttgtttattttaatttaaatttaaaaaaatatatatttttatgaagtaatgttgataaattgacacgacacctcttctgtcacatgctgcccagatgttTATGCTGCAtgtagctggtttggaagacatatattgcctaaaatagactttaaaaagggtcaatttgacccgcaacataacaggagggttaaggactttttaaatgtgtgttgtaATGTTGGTTAACGACAACTTCCGTATAATCAAACCATTGATTTATACATGGGATGATTACAACTGTAACACCAAACACGCAGGACATTCAAGGACATCCAAGTCCTTCTAAACCACATCAGTATCAGGTTCCCCGCCCAGTCTGTTTACACAGATAAGACATTTGTATGGATGTCATTGCTGCATTGCTATGtctataaagtacaaaaacctGTAGTAACAGGTTCAACCAAAGTAGAGCTCAGAGATTCAAAATTGTAATTGATTCAAACgtgtaaataaagaaaaaaatataataagataagTGAATGTGTGGAAAGAAGTAATATCAACAAATTGTAAAAAGCATAAAGCAAAGCAGACATGGACAAATACTTggaataaaaatctaaatatggAAGAATATGACAGAAAATGTGcaatatgtgtttgtttgtacatATATGTGCAGAGGCTGTGGGAAAAACTTACCTGTATGcgtagaaaaacacaaaatacacatACAGAGCTAAAAAAGTGCCTTAATGTAACACATAAAGACTGATGTGGTGACTTATGATAGAATCACGTgacttatttatctttttacagTGAAGGTccactttaaatgtatttcctgCTGCGTCTgtgtcccctctctctgctgaacCCCTGCTACAGGCTTTTGAGAGGGCTTGGTTTGAGTTTGACGATAGAGGGCGCTAGTAAGCAAGGATAAAGCTCTGCTGGAATTCAGACAGCCGTCTGAGaaagctgcagctgctgagACTGGCtgcttcttttcctctctttccctctaaCTCTGTCTAACGCTCCTTCACTCACTCATTACACTCGTTCACTGTATAATTCCAGACACAGCGCCGCTCTGTCCCCGTATTAAAACAGGAGAGTATCCACGTTACCAACTTATAGAGGAGGGTGTTCTCGTGCACGCGCTTTAATagcacaaaaaaacagtgtttgatCTATTTTGTTTTACGGTGTTTTTGTGGTGTCTGATTCCACGCACAAAACATCAACTAAAAAGGTGCAGATGTGCCTCTCACAGTGCGCCCTCAGGAGATTTTTACGCACGATCCCTGCCAGAATGACCGCCAGCATCACATGAATGTGTGCTCATCAACCCCCCCCTTTTACAAGTACTTGGAGGGACACACACCGCGCACTCTGATCCCACACAGACATGGAGTTAATGGGTTTGCGCAGTGGCCGAGGAGGAACCCCTTCTTCACATGatcctgtctgtttttcattcctctTTTTTACGCAAATGAATTCATAACCGCCGTGTCAGATTCCTGTTTGCTGAGTGGACTGATCAGCGCTTGTGCACAGACACCGCGAGAGCCTCAGAGCACGCAGCCACTGGCGACCACACGCATTCATATTAGTAACCACAGGGAAACCACAGCACTGCGCACACTTGCCAGCCCTGTCCCGGCTCGCGTGGTCTGCACTGAGATTTCAAACTGTCCCGtgtattcataaaaaaaatgacagcgGAGTGCGCAAAAGTTATGCGTTTTCTTGTCACATGAGGAATCTCTTGCGGCAATGCCATCATCCCTGCCCCACACTGCGTTACATATGTAATAACGTCACCCTGAAATAGCTCTTAAATGCATACAGTCATTTATTAAACCAGTGTCTCGTCATATCTCCAAAAGAAAGACGCAGAAGTCTCAGATTTGAAGCATTGATTTGTCCCCCCCCCAAAAGTACAGAAGCACGTCtcgaggaagaagagaggaagcgACACTTTGGCTAATAAGCGTCTCTCAGTGTGTCTGCCTTTTTGTCAAATATTGACGCTACTGCCGGCGTCTGAACCCGACGCTCCAAGACCAAGTCCGACCCTGTTTACGTGCGCTGCCGGGGGAGAGCAAAACCAGAGGGGGTGGAGAGGGAGCgaaagcgagagagagagcgagagcgagcgagagagagagagagagaggggaggaagagagagagagagggagactgcAATATCATTTGTGAATCCCTCTCACAGTGCTGCAGATAGGGGCTGCCAACACATGCGGCGCGTCTGCAGGTTAGGGAACAGGCTCGAAATGTGCTGGACACACTGAGGAATTCAACAGACGTTTCCTGAAATCAACGAaggatttacatttttatttttctccatcgctttttccctttttttaaaaattcttcTCTCTCTCGTGCAACCCAGAATTTTCTGATCACAGTGGAGTTGtgttgcaaaaaaagaaaggagagagagagagatagatagagagagagagagagagaactccACTGTCTGCTTGCTGACTTGGAGGGAAGAGAGCAGAGTAGGCAACCGGACAGGTAATTTGCCTCATATTCACATCCCCGAGATCGGAGAGTTGACAAGGTCTCCGCGCAGTGAGATGAGTTTGGGGAAACTGCGCGGGCATTTAAATAATCCTCTGACATATGTGGACATATCAGCGGGGAGAGGGAATATCGCAGCCTCACCCTAACAAGGAAATTCTACCCCACAAACTGTGAGTAAAAACCCCTCGGATAAGGACTGAATTTACTTTCTGGTGATTTGATTCTTGGACTGTGACATTTTGGCTTTTTACGCGCATGAAATTCAAATATTTGTGGCACCGCCCGGAGCGCAGGGAGCCTCTCTGGTGTGTTTCATGATATCATTGCGGCTTTTTTATTGCTAAATCAAGGAAAGAAGCAACTAACACTCAGTGCCGGAGgagggaaaagaggaaaaagagacgAAAAGCCCCGTGCACTTGCTGCTTTCCACTGCAGCAGGAGAGATGTAGGAAGTCGTCCGGAGGATGAAGTCTCACGCATCCCGCAGCAGAGGGCTTTGCTCTTTATGAAAGCGATATTTCCTCTCCACACTCGGACTCTGCTATAGtgatttaattcttttttttttttggtaatttTTTCCAATTCTGAGTGGACATTTTTTAATCCAGGGAGAACAATGAGGACTACTGGTGCAGTGGACTATTTGTACTATTGCATGCTCATCCTGCAGTTTGTGCATCAGCCCGCTGCAAAGCAGGTGCTCCGGTACCGTCTGGCTGAGGAGGGACCCGCCGATGTCAGAGTAGGGAACGTAGCCGGTGACTTGGGCATCGTCGCCGGCTCCGGTGAGGTGACATTCACGCTAGAATCAGGCTCTGATTTCTTCAAAATAGACAACATAACAGGTGAGCTCACCACCAATGAGAGGCGCATAGACCGTGAAAAACTACAGCAGTGCCAGATGATCTTTGATGAAAATGAGTGCTTCATAGATTTTGAAGTGTCAGTGATTGGACCCGCTCAGAGCTGGGTCGACCTCTTTGAGGGAAAAGTCATCATATTAGACATAAATGACAACACTCCGTCTTTCCCTTCCCCTGTCCTGACACTGTCTGTGGAGGAAAACAGACCAATTGGAACCCTTTATCTGCTTCCCACAGCCACAGACAGAGATTTTGGAAGAAATGGAATAGAGAGATATGAGCTTATCCAGGACAATGGGGACAACTCAAGGCGCTTGGGCTCCTCTGGGGATTCATTCTCCGGGAAGAGGAGATTTGAGGAAGGCGCAAGCAGGAGCAGCGTCTTTGAACTGCAAGTTGCTGACACTACTGATGGAGAGAAGCAGCCTCAGCTCATCATTAAAGGGGCCCTTGATAGGGAACAGAGAGACTCCTATGAGCTTACGCTGCGCGTGAGGGATGGAGGCGATCCTCCTCGCTCTTCCCAGGCCATTCTTAGGGTGATGATCACTGATGTGAATGACAACAGCCCTCGCTTTGAGAAGAGTGTGTATGAAGCTGACCTACCGGAAAACAGCTCCCCTGGTGCCCCCATTCTTCAGCTGAAAGCGGCTGATGCAGACGTGGGGGTTAATGGTCAAATAGAGTATGTGTTCGGGGCAGCCACGGAGTCAGTAAGGCGGCTGCTGAGGTTGGATGAGAGCACAGGGTGGCTGAGTGTCTTGCACCGCATTGACCGTGAAGAAGTGAGCCAACTGAGGTTCACAGTAATGGCCCGTGACCGAGGCCAGCCACCGAAAATGGACAAGGCCACTGTGGTGCTGAACATCAAGGATGAGAACGACAACGTTCCTGCCATAGAGATACGGAAAATTGGGCGCATCTTCTTGAAAGATGGGATAGCAAACGTGGCAGAGGATGTGGTCGTGGACACACCCATCGCCTTGGTTCAGGTGTCAGACCGGGACCAAGGGGAGAACGGCATTGTCACCTGCACAGTGGTGGGGGATGTCCCCTTTCAGCTCAAACCAGCCAGTGAAATGGAGGGTgagcagaataaaaagaaatacttcCTCCACACGTCTGCACCGCTGGACTATGAAGCCACACAGGAATACAATGTGGTCATTGTTGCTGTGGACTCCGGAAGCCCCAGCTTAACGAGTAATAACTCTGTTATCGTCAAGGTGGGCGACACTAATGACAACCCTCCTGTCTTCAGCCAGAACGTGGTAGAGGTGTCGTTCCCAGAAAACAATCCCCCTGGCGAGAGGGTGACGACAGTGGCAGCCATAGATGCAGATAGTGGGAAGAACGCTGAAATAGCCTACTCCCTTGACTCGTCAGTAAATGGGCTTTTCTCCATTGATGCAGACAGTGGGGACATCCGGGTAAACACCATCTTGGATAGAGAGCAAACTGAGCGCTATGAATTCAAAGTGATAGCCAAAGATAAGGGAATAAACACCCTTCAGGGCTCGGCGACAGTGGTCGTCCTCGTGGCAGACAAGAATGACAACGCACCAAAGTTCATGCAGGACGTGTTCACCTTCTATGTCAAAGAAAACCTCGAGCCCAACAGCCCAGTTGGCATGGTTACAGTTATTGATGCAGATAAAGGCCAAAATGCTGAGATGAGCCTTTTcattgaagaagaggaggacttTTCGATCGAGAATGACACCGGGACTATTTTCTCCACTTTGTCCTTTGACCGTGAGCAGAGAACTACCTACACCTTCTGTGTCAAAGCTGTGGATGGAGGTGACCCTCCCAAATCTGCCACCGCCACAGTTTCTCTCTTCGTCATGGATGAAAATGACAACCCACCAACTGTCACTTTCCCAATAAACAGCTCCTACACCCTGCTACCGCCTTCAAGTAACATCAGAACTGTAGTCAGGACTGTCATTGCAACTGATACCGATACCGGGCCCAATGCAGACCTGAGCTACAGCATCATTGGAGGCAACCCCTTCAAGCTGTTTGAGATTGACGGGGGCACTGGGGTCATCTCGCTGGTGGGGAAGTTGGAACAGAAGCACTACGGCCTCCACAGACTTGTAGTCCAGGTAAACGACAGTGGCCAGCCTTCACAGAGCACCTGCACATTAGTTCACGTGTACGTCAATGAGACTCTTTCCAATTCCACTGTCGTGGAGGCCCAAGTCGCCAGGAGCCTGAGCACTTCCCTGAACCAGAACATCGCTGGTGACCCCAACTATGACCTCAGCAAGCAGCGGCTAAGCATTGTGATAGGAGTCGTTTCAGGCATCATGACAGTGATCCTCATCATTCTTGTCGTCGTCATGGCacgctactgccgccccaagaACAAGAATGGCTATGAGGCCGGTAAGAAGGACCACGAAGACTTCTTCACGCCCCAGCAGCACGACAAATCCAAGAAACCCAAGAAAGataagaagaaacagaaatccAAACAGCCGCTCTACAGCAGCATCGTCACTGTGGAGGCGTCCAAACCCAACGGGCAGCGCTACGACGGAGTCAACGAAAAGCTGTCGGACAGTCCCGGCATGGGCCGCTACCGTTCCGTCAACGGAGGACCGGGGAGCCCAGATCTGGCCCGGCACTACAAGTCCAGTTCGCCGCTCCCTACCGTCCAGCTGCACCCGCAGTCACCAACAGCTGGAAAAAAGCACCAGGCAGTTCAGGACCTGCCCCCTGCCAATACCTTTGTTGGCACCGGAGATAACATTTCCCTTGGATCTGACCACTGCTCTGAATACAGCAGTCAAACCATCAACAAGTACAACAAACAGGTAAGAAGACACATCTCCATgttccccccctccccccctccccttttcCACCACTCTTAAATGTcttctgtttcttcctcttaGTGTTCTCTCCACCATAATGCTTTCTGACAGGGCTAGTCTCAGTAGTCTTGTTGCCTTTATGGTGCTAATGTGTGTCAAGTTAGCGGTATTGATCTGTTTTGGTTTGGAGTGCCATTCACATGTAATAttgaaagggaagaaaaaaggtTTAGATTAGCTTATGAAGGGGGTTCTGTTACCGCTCGACCAAACACGGACGACTTTTTCACTTTTATCTCGGCATGTGTCTCGGCTGCCTTTTCcatcaggggtgtcaaaacTAGGAACATGGGCGAATATGTGCTGCAGACAGCTCACATAAGGGTTTGGTTTGCAGTTATTTTATCCCAGAGGGGGAGCGAGGCAGGGGCCGGGTACACTCCCCCCCCCTAAAGCCTGCCCT contains the following coding sequences:
- the pcdh7b gene encoding protocadherin-7b isoform X1 produces the protein MRTTGAVDYLYYCMLILQFVHQPAAKQVLRYRLAEEGPADVRVGNVAGDLGIVAGSGEVTFTLESGSDFFKIDNITGELTTNERRIDREKLQQCQMIFDENECFIDFEVSVIGPAQSWVDLFEGKVIILDINDNTPSFPSPVLTLSVEENRPIGTLYLLPTATDRDFGRNGIERYELIQDNGDNSRRLGSSGDSFSGKRRFEEGASRSSVFELQVADTTDGEKQPQLIIKGALDREQRDSYELTLRVRDGGDPPRSSQAILRVMITDVNDNSPRFEKSVYEADLPENSSPGAPILQLKAADADVGVNGQIEYVFGAATESVRRLLRLDESTGWLSVLHRIDREEVSQLRFTVMARDRGQPPKMDKATVVLNIKDENDNVPAIEIRKIGRIFLKDGIANVAEDVVVDTPIALVQVSDRDQGENGIVTCTVVGDVPFQLKPASEMEGEQNKKKYFLHTSAPLDYEATQEYNVVIVAVDSGSPSLTSNNSVIVKVGDTNDNPPVFSQNVVEVSFPENNPPGERVTTVAAIDADSGKNAEIAYSLDSSVNGLFSIDADSGDIRVNTILDREQTERYEFKVIAKDKGINTLQGSATVVVLVADKNDNAPKFMQDVFTFYVKENLEPNSPVGMVTVIDADKGQNAEMSLFIEEEEDFSIENDTGTIFSTLSFDREQRTTYTFCVKAVDGGDPPKSATATVSLFVMDENDNPPTVTFPINSSYTLLPPSSNIRTVVRTVIATDTDTGPNADLSYSIIGGNPFKLFEIDGGTGVISLVGKLEQKHYGLHRLVVQVNDSGQPSQSTCTLVHVYVNETLSNSTVVEAQVARSLSTSLNQNIAGDPNYDLSKQRLSIVIGVVSGIMTVILIILVVVMARYCRPKNKNGYEAGKKDHEDFFTPQQHDKSKKPKKDKKKQKSKQPLYSSIVTVEASKPNGQRYDGVNEKLSDSPGMGRYRSVNGGPGSPDLARHYKSSSPLPTVQLHPQSPTAGKKHQAVQDLPPANTFVGTGDNISLGSDHCSEYSSQTINKYNKQPFRRVTFSVVSQPQDPHQQGSLQSCYDSGLDESETPSSKSSSGPRLGALPLPEDSYERTTPDGSVGEAEHMENDSRPLPDVAMTGKCTRECDEYGHSDSCWMPVRTSPERRPSKSTTTPQQPKLSTFMSGNGSSSSSSSADQPGSQETLAMAAMANGDPTAAHMMGDRNRNLLNKKMASSSSSYEAFGSPTYGSPGSGEETLGHPTEEIPLAPTGEYKPTSCGTLTRREVYL
- the pcdh7b gene encoding protocadherin-7b isoform X2, translated to MRTTGAVDYLYYCMLILQFVHQPAAKQVLRYRLAEEGPADVRVGNVAGDLGIVAGSGEVTFTLESGSDFFKIDNITGELTTNERRIDREKLQQCQMIFDENECFIDFEVSVIGPAQSWVDLFEGKVIILDINDNTPSFPSPVLTLSVEENRPIGTLYLLPTATDRDFGRNGIERYELIQDNGDNSRRLGSSGDSFSGKRRFEEGASRSSVFELQVADTTDGEKQPQLIIKGALDREQRDSYELTLRVRDGGDPPRSSQAILRVMITDVNDNSPRFEKSVYEADLPENSSPGAPILQLKAADADVGVNGQIEYVFGAATESVRRLLRLDESTGWLSVLHRIDREEVSQLRFTVMARDRGQPPKMDKATVVLNIKDENDNVPAIEIRKIGRIFLKDGIANVAEDVVVDTPIALVQVSDRDQGENGIVTCTVVGDVPFQLKPASEMEGEQNKKKYFLHTSAPLDYEATQEYNVVIVAVDSGSPSLTSNNSVIVKVGDTNDNPPVFSQNVVEVSFPENNPPGERVTTVAAIDADSGKNAEIAYSLDSSVNGLFSIDADSGDIRVNTILDREQTERYEFKVIAKDKGINTLQGSATVVVLVADKNDNAPKFMQDVFTFYVKENLEPNSPVGMVTVIDADKGQNAEMSLFIEEEEDFSIENDTGTIFSTLSFDREQRTTYTFCVKAVDGGDPPKSATATVSLFVMDENDNPPTVTFPINSSYTLLPPSSNIRTVVRTVIATDTDTGPNADLSYSIIGGNPFKLFEIDGGTGVISLVGKLEQKHYGLHRLVVQVNDSGQPSQSTCTLVHVYVNETLSNSTVVEAQVARSLSTSLNQNIAGDPNYDLSKQRLSIVIGVVSGIMTVILIILVVVMARYCRPKNKNGYEAGKKDHEDFFTPQQHDKSKKPKKDKKKQKSKQPLYSSIVTVEASKPNGQRYDGVNEKLSDSPGMGRYRSVNGGPGSPDLARHYKSSSPLPTVQLHPQSPTAGKKHQAVQDLPPANTFVGTGDNISLGSDHCSEYSSQTINKYNKQPFRRVTFSVVSQPQDPHQQGSLQSCYDSGLDESETPSSKSSSGPRLGALPLPEDSYERTTPDGSVDSRPLPDVAMTGKCTRECDEYGHSDSCWMPVRTSPERRPSKSTTTPQQPKLSTFMSGNGSSSSSSSADQPGSQETLAMAAMANGDPTAAHMMGDRNRNLLNKKMASSSSSYEAFGSPTYGSPGSGEETLGHPTEEIPLAPTGEYKPTSCGTLTRREVYL